A region from the Gallus gallus isolate bGalGal1 chromosome 25, bGalGal1.mat.broiler.GRCg7b, whole genome shotgun sequence genome encodes:
- the TTC24 gene encoding tetratricopeptide repeat protein 24: MGHTGTWRTPRCSPHSRWLSSPLPMASEEPTTPPAPAAPGRKRRRKGKEKPILGEGDNAEDGDDGAGRVAEIEGLTRAGCRALGLGDTRGALGCFRRAVGLSLRTPTPRLRRDCAFRLGAAYVEAGKPRKGLKFLLKSQPSDGERPEGLRFDVAAAHEGLRDFPEDLRGSGGAAPRAGSSAVMGCCYLGMREPDRAARCFLEAARGYAGIHRPEAAAVALSRASGSMLQSGRFGAAEVAGTLAQCRALCDSIPDPTLQGKLYNDIGLGYSQLRIFPLAAESFERALTACRGAPGCSGEAAVLQNLGAARNALRRFNAALAPHRRAAALHGAAGNRRAQGQCFGNLAYAFSQLGEHEAAAENYLHALQAFRDSGDVHGQCKACEGLGAARFHLGDPQRAVGHYQEALRLLSRCQGTPRADGERIVTELTRTLQLQLCLRPTPALDLVPLQFCSPLPHISGTQLRGRTVSFRDTARGGGEAAQGDPPRGSAPKLRHPPALPPSIPAVIALRAAPEPPRSTRAGPGGRGGCTVLSQLCSLL; this comes from the exons ATGGGGCACACAGGGACGTG GAGGACCCCCCGGTGCTCCCCTCACAGCCGCTGGCTCAGCTCACCCCTACCCATGGCTTCTGAGGAGCCCACgacccccccggcccccgcagcccccgggaGGAAACGTcggaggaaagggaaggagaaacccattttgggggagggggacaACGCGGAGGATGGGGACGACGGCGCGGGGCGGGTGGCCGAAATCGAGGGGCTGACGCGGGCCGGGTGCCGGGCGCTGGGGCTGGGGGACACGCGgggggcactgggctgcttcaGGAGGGCGGTGGGGCTCTCGCTGCGCACCCCCACCCCCCGGCTGCGCAGGGATTGCGCCTTCCGCCTGGGGGCCGCCTACGTGGAGGCCGGGAAGCCCAGGAAGGGGCTGAAATTCCTCCTCAAATCCCAACCGTCGGACGGGGAACGGCCGGAGGGGCTCCGTTTCGACGTCGCCGCGGCTCACGAAGGGCTGCGGGATTTCCCGGAGGATCTGCGGGGTTccggcggggccgccccgcgggCGGGGAGCAGCGCGGTGATGGGCTGCTGCTACCTCGGCATGCGGGAGCCCGACAGAGCCGCCCGCTGCTTCCTGGAGGCGGCGCGGGGCTACGCGGGGATCCACCGCCCCGAGGCGGCCGCCGTGGCGCTGAGCAGAGCGAGCGGCTCCATGCTGCAGAGCGGCCGATTCGGGGCCGCCGAGGTCGCGGGGACCCTCGCCCAGTGCCGGGCACTCTGTGACAGCATCCCCGATCCAACCCTGCAGG gGAAGCTCTACAACGACATCGGCCTCGGCTACTCCCAGCTGCGCATCTTCCCGCTGGCTGCAGAGAGCTTTGAGCGCGCGCTCACCGCATGCCGTGGAGCACCGGGATGCAGCggggaggctgcagtgctgcagaaccTGGGTGCTGCCCGCAACGCACTGCGACGCTTCAACGCAGCCCTGGCCCCACACCGCCGAGCGGCAGCGCTGCACG GCGCTGCGGGGAACCGGAGGGCGCAGGGACAGTGCTTCGGGAACTTGGCGTACGCCTTCAGCCAGCTCGGGGAGCACgaggctgcagcagagaacTACCTGCACGCCCTGCAGGCCTTCCGCGACTCGG GGGATGTACACGGGCAGTGCAAAGCGTgtgaggggctgggggctgcccgcTTCCACCTGGGGGACCCCCAGAGGGCTGTCGGGCACTACCAGGAGGCCCTGAGGCTGCTGTCCCGCTGCCAG GGCACCCCCAGGGCGGATGGTGAACGGATTGTCACCGAGCTGACCCGCacccttcagctgcagctctgcctccgGCCCACTCCGGCCCTG GACCTCGTTCCGCTGCAGTTctgctccccactgccccacatcAGTGGGACGCAGCTACGGGGACGCACGGT CTCCTTCCGGGACACAGCGCGGGGTGGGGGTGAAGCTGCACAGGGGGATCCGCCCAGGGGGTCAG CACCAAAGCTCCGCCACCCCCCCGCACTCCCACCCTCAATCCCTGCAGTGATAGCACTACGAGCAGCCCCGGAGCCCCCCCGCAGCACCAGGGCCGGACccgggggccgggggggctgcACGGTGCTGTCTCAGCTCTGCAGTCTCCTGTGA
- the LOC112530295 gene encoding uncharacterized protein LOC112530295 isoform X3, with the protein MARRQPRSAYKSARTQRGAPFRGLAVRGADGRSSSRPHLPGPRFASGCVRSGCELPALGGGGASPWLESPAGSVEMESEQRAEQGAEQHHCCGLLQQDLAELCTPIGIASVPTVTVRPFSVEDAFLLLWFGAPQDGPSSSAPPPTPGGLCLCFHLCRFPSSRPCRPLRRGWPHPFGSHRDGWTPSRSPLSLPFSGLNSPGSLSLSSQGDAPGPASPLSPPLGSLQEIAVCFVLGARN; encoded by the exons ATGGCGCGTCGGCAGCCGCGCAGCGCCTATAAAAGCGCGAGGACGCAGCGCGGCGCTCCCTTTCGGGGGTTGGCGGTTCGTGGCGCTGATGGTCGTTCGTCGTCCCGTCCTCATCTGCCCGGGCCGCGCTTTGCGAGCGGCTGCGTCCGTTCCGG ctgtgagctgccagCATTGGGTGGTGGAGGGGCGTCCCCCTGGTTAGAGAGCCCAGCAGGGAGTGTGGAGATGGAGAGCgagcagagagctgagcaggGCGCTG agcagcacCATTGCTGtgggctcctgcagcaggacctggctgagctctgcaccCCAATCGGCATCGCCTCCGTCCCCACGGTCACCGTGCGGCCGTTCTCTGTAGAG gACGCGTTTCTTCTGCTGTGGTTTGGAGCCCCCCAGGACGGCCCTTCCTCATCAGCCCCCCCTCCCACGCCGGGTGGGCTCTgcctctgcttccatctgtgCCGTTTCCCCTCATCCCGTCCCTGCAGACCGCTGAGAAGAGGTTGGCCGCATCCCTTTGGCTCCCACAGAGATGGATGGACCCCGAgcagatcccctctcagcctccCTTTCTCAGGGCTGAACAGCCCCGGGTCGCTCAGCCTCTCCTCgcagggagatgctccaggccctgcaTCACCTCTGAGCCCTCCGCTGGGCTCCCTCCAGGAGATCGCTGTCTGTTTTGTGCTGGGAGCCCGGAACTGA
- the GPATCH4 gene encoding G patch domain-containing protein 4 has product MRTPARKDPRACAAPAPPPSLRASVGHAHRGAAPRSVRGACADSGREGSGAAMSAAEPSGAGMRFAERQLRRHGWTRGRGLGKREDGIARPIRPSVKCGTAGVGHNAAEQFSFHWWDHVFNEAAANIAVRDEQDGVCVEARSEQRFGVSTKKPHKVPPPGSTLYGHFVKAATLTAHGEEPTKQRGGSESSEEEEEDKLDRSSARRLTDEELMRVCGGRTAHKGARHGLTMSAKLARLEQQERAFLAAKQHGGGGQPMPTQSSPPAELQDSRKKKKKKKKKREQSVDGADAEGLQSPEESGGEEEEKAERRKKKKKKKGKEKVEEVVEVMEMEAPPEDSGGAAEAEHSPGVGRKKKKKRRREAE; this is encoded by the exons ATGCGCACACCCGCTCGGAAGGACCCGCGCGCATGCGCAGCGCCCGCTCCGCCCCCCTCCTTACGCGCATCCGTCGGACATGCGCACAGAGGGGCGGCTCCGCGGAGCGTGCGCGGCGCATGCGCGGACAGCGGCCGCgaggggagcggggccgccATGAGCGCGGCGGAGCCGTCGGGCGCCGGGATGCGCTTCGCCGAGAGGCAGCTGCGGCGGCACGGGTGGACGCGGG GCCGCGGGTTGGGGAAGCGGGAGGACGGCATCGCGCGGCCCATCCGCCCGAGCGTCAAATGCGGCACCGCGGGG gTGGGGCACAACGCGGCCGAGCAGTTCTCGTTCCATTGGTGGGACCACGTCTTCAATGAGGCGGCGGCCAACATTGCTGTGCGGGATGAGcag gacgGGGTCTGCGTGGAGGCGCGTTCAGAGCAGCGCTTTGGGGTCAGCACTAAGAAGCCCCACAAGGTCCCCCCCCCGGGCAGCACACTGTATGGCCACTTTGTGAAG GCAGCCACGCTCACAGCGCATGGGGAGGAGCCGACCAAGCAGCGGGGGGGCTCTGAGAGCAgcgaggaggaagaggaggacaaACTGGACCGCTCTTCAGCCCGGAG GCTGACAGATGAGGAGCTGATGCGGGTGTGTGGGGGCCGCACGGCACACAA AGGTGCACGGCACGGGCTGACCATGAGCGCCAAGCTGGCACggctggagcagcaggaacGCGCCTTCCTGGCCGCCAAGCAGCAcggcgggggggggcagcccATGCCCACCCAGAGCAGCCCCCCggcagagctgcaggacagcaggaagaaaaagaaaaagaagaagaagaaaagggaacagTCGGTGGATGGAGCTGATGcggaggggctgcagagcccgGAGGAGAGcggaggagaagaggaggagaaagcagagaggaggaagaagaagaagaagaagaaggggaaggagaaagtaGAAGAGGTGGTTGAGGTGATGGAGATGGAGGCACCTCCAGAGGACTCCGGTGGGGCTGCGgaggctgagcacagccctggagtggggaggaagaagaagaagaagaggcgGAGGGAGGCAGAATGA
- the LOC112530295 gene encoding uncharacterized protein LOC112530295 isoform X4, with product MARRQPRSAYKSARTQRGAPFRGLAVRGADGRSSSRPHLPGPRFASGCVRSGCELPALGGGGASPWLESPAGSVEMESEQRAEQGAEQHHCCGLLQQDLAELCTPIGIASVPTVTVRPFSVEGPLLTLQDAFLLLWFGAPQDGPSSSAPPPTPGGLCLCFHLCRFPSSRPCRPLRRGWPHPFGSHRDGWTPSRSPLSLPFSGLNSPGSLSLSSQGDAPGPASPLSPPLGSLQEIAVCFVLGARN from the exons ATGGCGCGTCGGCAGCCGCGCAGCGCCTATAAAAGCGCGAGGACGCAGCGCGGCGCTCCCTTTCGGGGGTTGGCGGTTCGTGGCGCTGATGGTCGTTCGTCGTCCCGTCCTCATCTGCCCGGGCCGCGCTTTGCGAGCGGCTGCGTCCGTTCCGG ctgtgagctgccagCATTGGGTGGTGGAGGGGCGTCCCCCTGGTTAGAGAGCCCAGCAGGGAGTGTGGAGATGGAGAGCgagcagagagctgagcaggGCGCTG agcagcacCATTGCTGtgggctcctgcagcaggacctggctgagctctgcaccCCAATCGGCATCGCCTCCGTCCCCACGGTCACCGTGCGGCCGTTCTCTGTAGAG GGTCctcttctcactcttcaggACGCGTTTCTTCTGCTGTGGTTTGGAGCCCCCCAGGACGGCCCTTCCTCATCAGCCCCCCCTCCCACGCCGGGTGGGCTCTgcctctgcttccatctgtgCCGTTTCCCCTCATCCCGTCCCTGCAGACCGCTGAGAAGAGGTTGGCCGCATCCCTTTGGCTCCCACAGAGATGGATGGACCCCGAgcagatcccctctcagcctccCTTTCTCAGGGCTGAACAGCCCCGGGTCGCTCAGCCTCTCCTCgcagggagatgctccaggccctgcaTCACCTCTGAGCCCTCCGCTGGGCTCCCTCCAGGAGATCGCTGTCTGTTTTGTGCTGGGAGCCCGGAACTGA
- the APOA1BP gene encoding NAD(P)H-hydrate epimerase: protein MRARRALGWGLGWGLGWRLGWGLGLLVAAGGRCPRRVWGPEWGSGRSPQRNMHGHSAGGPRYLGQEEAQAIDQELFTEYKFSVDQLMELAGLSCATAIAKAYPPGSFPTSPPAVLVVCGPGNNGGDGLVCARHLKMFGYHPTVHYPKRPNKPLFEGLTTQCQKMDIPFLSEFPTEAALIDGLYGLVVDAIFGFSFKGAVREPFGSILSTLQRITVPIASIDIPSGWDVEKGRADGLRPDMLISLTAPKKAAAHFSGRYHFLGGRFVPAALEEKYGLNLPPYPGTECVLQLP from the exons ATGCGGGCACGGCGGGCGCTGGgctgggggttggggtgggggttgggttggaggttggggtgggggttggggctgctggtggcGGCGGGGGGCCGCTGCCCGAGGCGGGTGTGGGGGCCGGAGTGGGGCTCGGGCCGCTCCCCGCAGCGCAACATGCACGGACACAGCGCGGGGGGACCGCGCTACCTCGG gcAGGAGGAGGCTCAGGCCATCGACCAGGAGCTCTTCACCGAATACAAATTCAGCGTGGACCAACTGATGGAGCTGgcggggctgagctgtgccaccGCCATCGCCAAG GCGTACCCCCCCGGCTCCTTCCCCACGAGCCCCCCCGCCGTGCTGGTGGTCTGCGGGCCGGGCAACAACGGCGGCGATGGTTTGGTGTGCGCCCGGCACCTCAAAATGTTT GGATATCACCCCACCGTGCACTACCCCAAGCGCCCCAACAAGCCGCTGTTTGAGGGGCTGACCACGCAGTGCCAGAAGATGGACATCCCCTTCCTCTCCGAGTTCCCAACGGAG GCTGCACTCATCGATGGGCTGTACGGGCTGGTGGTGGATGCGATCTTTGGGTTCAGCTTCAAGGGAGCGGTGCGGGAGCCGTTTGGGAGCATCCTCAGCACCCTGCAGCGCATCACGGTGCCCATCGCCAGCATCGACATCCCTTCGG GCTGGGACGTGGAGAAGGGGCGGGCGGACGGGCTGAGGCCCGACATGCTCATCTCACTGACGGCCCCCAAGAAGGCGGCCGCGCATTTCTCGGGGCGCTACCACTTCCTGGGGGGGCGCTTCGTGCCCGCGGCGCTGGAGGAGAAGTACGGCCTCAACCTCCCCCCATACCCGGGCACTGAGTGCGTCCTGCAGCTGCCGTAG
- the LOC112530295 gene encoding uncharacterized protein LOC112530295 isoform X2, translated as MDQWRVGSRAAPIKARGRSAALPFGGWRFVALMVVRRPVLICPGRALRAAASVPEQHHCCGLLQQDLAELCTPIGIASVPTVTVRPFSVELRVQSPADWQSCIHVLLLNDGVSAGSSCEGPLLTLQDAFLLLWFGAPQDGPSSSAPPPTPGGLCLCFHLCRFPSSRPCRPLRRGWPHPFGSHRDGWTPSRSPLSLPFSGLNSPGSLSLSSQGDAPGPASPLSPPLGSLQEIAVCFVLGARN; from the exons ATGGACCAATGGCGCGTCGGCAGCCGCGCAGCGCCTATAAAAGCGCGAGGACGCAGCGCGGCGCTCCCTTTCGGGGGTTGGCGGTTCGTGGCGCTGATGGTCGTTCGTCGTCCCGTCCTCATCTGCCCGGGCCGCGCTTTGCGAGCGGCTGCGTCCGTTCCGG agcagcacCATTGCTGtgggctcctgcagcaggacctggctgagctctgcaccCCAATCGGCATCGCCTCCGTCCCCACGGTCACCGTGCGGCCGTTCTCTGTAGAG CTGAGGGTGCAGAGCCCCGCAGACTGGCAGAGCTGCATCCACGTGTTGCTGCTGAACGACGGAGTGTCTGCGGGGTCTTCCTGCGAg GGTCctcttctcactcttcaggACGCGTTTCTTCTGCTGTGGTTTGGAGCCCCCCAGGACGGCCCTTCCTCATCAGCCCCCCCTCCCACGCCGGGTGGGCTCTgcctctgcttccatctgtgCCGTTTCCCCTCATCCCGTCCCTGCAGACCGCTGAGAAGAGGTTGGCCGCATCCCTTTGGCTCCCACAGAGATGGATGGACCCCGAgcagatcccctctcagcctccCTTTCTCAGGGCTGAACAGCCCCGGGTCGCTCAGCCTCTCCTCgcagggagatgctccaggccctgcaTCACCTCTGAGCCCTCCGCTGGGCTCCCTCCAGGAGATCGCTGTCTGTTTTGTGCTGGGAGCCCGGAACTGA
- the LOC112530295 gene encoding uncharacterized protein LOC112530295 isoform X1 — protein MARRQPRSAYKSARTQRGAPFRGLAVRGADGRSSSRPHLPGPRFASGCVRSGCELPALGGGGASPWLESPAGSVEMESEQRAEQGAEQHHCCGLLQQDLAELCTPIGIASVPTVTVRPFSVELRVQSPADWQSCIHVLLLNDGVSAGSSCEGPLLTLQDAFLLLWFGAPQDGPSSSAPPPTPGGLCLCFHLCRFPSSRPCRPLRRGWPHPFGSHRDGWTPSRSPLSLPFSGLNSPGSLSLSSQGDAPGPASPLSPPLGSLQEIAVCFVLGARN, from the exons ATGGCGCGTCGGCAGCCGCGCAGCGCCTATAAAAGCGCGAGGACGCAGCGCGGCGCTCCCTTTCGGGGGTTGGCGGTTCGTGGCGCTGATGGTCGTTCGTCGTCCCGTCCTCATCTGCCCGGGCCGCGCTTTGCGAGCGGCTGCGTCCGTTCCGG ctgtgagctgccagCATTGGGTGGTGGAGGGGCGTCCCCCTGGTTAGAGAGCCCAGCAGGGAGTGTGGAGATGGAGAGCgagcagagagctgagcaggGCGCTG agcagcacCATTGCTGtgggctcctgcagcaggacctggctgagctctgcaccCCAATCGGCATCGCCTCCGTCCCCACGGTCACCGTGCGGCCGTTCTCTGTAGAG CTGAGGGTGCAGAGCCCCGCAGACTGGCAGAGCTGCATCCACGTGTTGCTGCTGAACGACGGAGTGTCTGCGGGGTCTTCCTGCGAg GGTCctcttctcactcttcaggACGCGTTTCTTCTGCTGTGGTTTGGAGCCCCCCAGGACGGCCCTTCCTCATCAGCCCCCCCTCCCACGCCGGGTGGGCTCTgcctctgcttccatctgtgCCGTTTCCCCTCATCCCGTCCCTGCAGACCGCTGAGAAGAGGTTGGCCGCATCCCTTTGGCTCCCACAGAGATGGATGGACCCCGAgcagatcccctctcagcctccCTTTCTCAGGGCTGAACAGCCCCGGGTCGCTCAGCCTCTCCTCgcagggagatgctccaggccctgcaTCACCTCTGAGCCCTCCGCTGGGCTCCCTCCAGGAGATCGCTGTCTGTTTTGTGCTGGGAGCCCGGAACTGA